Proteins co-encoded in one Arachis stenosperma cultivar V10309 chromosome 7, arast.V10309.gnm1.PFL2, whole genome shotgun sequence genomic window:
- the LOC130939543 gene encoding uncharacterized protein LOC130939543 → MGITNVLCQALQQQSQDILNAMHIVSTSKLLLQQLRDGGWCNFLVNVKYFSEKHEIKVPNMSAQYIFGRGRSHQPSVTVEHHYRIDVFLATIDSQIQELNSRFNEQTIELLALSCALDPKDNFKSFNIEEINKLAEKFYPLDFPSNELNILKSQLQHYQHDILNHLKGIGTLSELCNKLQETEKSRTYHMVDRLIRLVLTLPVSTATTERAFSAMKIVKTRLRILGLEEKKKLPDERGEMEEGGETRSVSTNAVDPAWRR, encoded by the exons ATGGGAATCACTAATGTTCTTTGCCAAGCACTGCAACAACAATCTCAAGATATTCTTAATGCAATGCATATTGTTTCTACATCAAAGTTACTTCTTCAACAATTAAGAGATGGTGGATGGTGCAATTTTCTTGTAAATGTTAAATATTTTAGTGaaaagcatgaaattaaagTTCCTAATATGAGTGCACAATATATTTTTGGAAGAGGTCGATCTCATCAACCAAGTGTGACAGTTGAGCATCATTATCGAATAGATGTATTCTTGGCAACAATTGACTCTCAAATACAAGAGTTGAATAGTAGATTTAATGAGCAAACAATAGAGCTTTTGGCTTTGAGTTGTGCTTTGGATCCTAAGGACAATTTCAAATCATTTAATATTGAAGAAATTAACAAGTTAGCAGAGAAGTTTTAtccccttgactttccttctaATGAGCTAAATATTTTGAAATCTCAGTTGCAACATTATCAGCATGATATACTAAATCATTTGAAAGGCATTGGTACACTTTCTGAATTGTgcaacaagttgcaagaaacaGAAAAATCAAGAACTTATCACATGGTTGATAGATTAATACGTCTTGTTTTGACTCTACCAGTGTCTACAGCAACAACAGAAAGAGCTTTTTCAGCAATGAAAATTGTTAAGACAAGACTCCGAA TATTGGGAttggaagagaagaaaaagttGCCGGATGAGAGAGGTGAGATGGAGGAAGGAGGCGAGACCCGATCCGTGAGCACAAATGCGGTGGATCCGGCGTGGCGACGGTGA
- the LOC130942109 gene encoding uncharacterized protein LOC130942109 — MKLKFKKLLDAQLQNLGFNAFSRPIASGVPYDAKVPKTLKGVKVSAMRLRSDSLWHRGVQFYKEFEIPKRVIEHPFVEKLVLVYQNLGNLSNKYYPLHGYTYLAPVLGLLAYNGTNLSHSMVPELLHIRAYKNPILIKFSNINLPQSGSLSKCVYFGLNGSVQFDTLLPNNVCSSFQQGHFSIVVESKSVPPSPHDPNKKYDFCILIPCLVGGFLLLVILGVVVGVVRRAKQGARIQHLEYVADNSEALEIKYIGGTKLPSAGRIRTRPEIEHTYIF; from the exons ATGAAGTTAAAATTCAAAAA GTTGTTAGATGCACAACTTCAAAATTTGGGCTTTAACGCATTTTCAAGGCCTATAGCATCTGGGGTACCCTATGATGCCAAAGTGCCCAAAACCCTAAAAGGGGTTAAGGTCTCGGCAATGAGGCTTAGGAGTGATAGTTTGTGGCATAGAGGTGTTCAATTCTACAAAGAATTTGAGATCCCAAAAAGGGTTATTGAGCACCCTTTTGTTGAGAAGCTTGTATTGGTATACCAAAACTTAGGCAATTTGTCTAATAAATATTACCCTTTACATGGTTACACATATTTGGCTCCAGTTTTGGGTCTACTGGCCTATAATGGTACCAATTTGTCTCATTCAATGGTACCTGAATTATTGCACATTAGAGCttataaaaatccaattttgaTAAAGTTTTCTAATATCAATTTACCCCAATCAGGTTCATTGTCTAAGTGTGTGTACTTTGGTTTAAATGGTTCAGTACAATTTGACACACTATTACCCAATAATGTATGTTCAAGTTTCCAACAAGGGCATTTCTCAATAGTGGTGGAATCAAAATCAGTTCCCCCATCACCACATGACCCTAACAAGAAGTATGATTTTTGTATACTAATTCCTTGTTTGGTTGGTGGGTTTTTGTTGTTGGTCATATTGGGTGTAGTTGTTGGTGTTGTGAGAAGAGCCAAACAAGGTGCAAGGATACAACATTTAGAATATGTAGCTGATAATAGTGAAGCTTTGGAGATAAAATATATTGGGGGCACAAAGTTGCCATCAGCAGGAAGGATTCGAACAAGACCAGAGATAGAACACACTTACATTTTTTAG
- the LOC130942031 gene encoding KH domain-containing protein At3g08620-like isoform X1: MSGLYNNQISSPSSIRANSNINMRNNFDLDSSQYLAELLAEHQKLGPFVQVLPFCSRLLNQEILRVSGKNNGLLMQNQGISSEYENRIMQFGSHKPTTLVASSDMSPNFTGWNSLSHEMLGGGQGLNNNVDWQTAPLVSSPHIVKKILRLDIPSDSYPNFNFVGRLLGPRGNSLKRVEATTGCRVYIRGKGSIKDLDKEELLRGRPGYEHLNEPLHVLIEAELPPNIVDLRLRQAQEILQELLKPVDESQDLYKRQQLRELAMLNSNFREDSPQLSGSVSPFTSNEIKRAKLDQ, encoded by the exons ATGTCTGGTTTGTATAATAATCAGATTTCATCTCCTTCATCAATAAGAGCCAATTCAAATATAAACATGAGGAACAATTTTGATCTTGATAGCAG TCAATACTTAGCTGAGTTGCTAGCAGAACACCAGAAGCTTGGACCTTTTGTGCAAGTCCTTCCCTTCTGTAGCAGACTCTTAAATCAAG AGATTCTAAGGGTTTCTGGAAAGAATAATGGATTATTGATGCAGAACCAAGGAATTAGTAGTGAATatgaaaacagaataatgcagTTTGGAAGCCACAAACCAACAACTCTTGTGGCTTCTTCAGACATGTCACCAAACTTCACTGGCTGGAACAGCCTGTCACATGAA ATGTTAGGTGGAGGACAAGGACTAAATAATAATGTTGATTGGCAAACAGCACCACTTGTCTCAAGTCCTCACATTGTGAAGAAGATTTTACGCTTAGATATTCCTAGTGATAGCTATCCAAAT TTCAATTTTGTTGGGAGACTGCTTGGTCCTAGGGGCAATTCACTCAAGAGAGTGGAAGCTACCACAGGTTGCCGTGTATATATCAGAGGGAAAGGTTCAATCAAAGATCTAGACAAG GAAGAGTTGTTAAGGGGTAGGCCAGGGTATGAGCACCTGAATGAACCTCTACACGTTTTGATTGAAGCAGAACTACCTCCCAACATTGTTGATCTAAGGCTCAGGCAAGCACAAGAAATCTTACAAGAGCTACTTAAACCTGTT GATGAGTCACAAGACTTGTACAAGAGGCAACAACTAAGAGAACTTGCTATGCTCAATTCCAATTTTAGAGAAGATAGCCCTCAACTGAGTGGTAGTGTTTCTCCATTCACTtctaatgaaattaaaagggccAAACTTGACCAATAA
- the LOC130942031 gene encoding KH domain-containing protein At3g08620-like isoform X2 produces the protein MRNNFDLDSSQYLAELLAEHQKLGPFVQVLPFCSRLLNQEILRVSGKNNGLLMQNQGISSEYENRIMQFGSHKPTTLVASSDMSPNFTGWNSLSHEMLGGGQGLNNNVDWQTAPLVSSPHIVKKILRLDIPSDSYPNFNFVGRLLGPRGNSLKRVEATTGCRVYIRGKGSIKDLDKEELLRGRPGYEHLNEPLHVLIEAELPPNIVDLRLRQAQEILQELLKPVDESQDLYKRQQLRELAMLNSNFREDSPQLSGSVSPFTSNEIKRAKLDQ, from the exons ATGAGGAACAATTTTGATCTTGATAGCAG TCAATACTTAGCTGAGTTGCTAGCAGAACACCAGAAGCTTGGACCTTTTGTGCAAGTCCTTCCCTTCTGTAGCAGACTCTTAAATCAAG AGATTCTAAGGGTTTCTGGAAAGAATAATGGATTATTGATGCAGAACCAAGGAATTAGTAGTGAATatgaaaacagaataatgcagTTTGGAAGCCACAAACCAACAACTCTTGTGGCTTCTTCAGACATGTCACCAAACTTCACTGGCTGGAACAGCCTGTCACATGAA ATGTTAGGTGGAGGACAAGGACTAAATAATAATGTTGATTGGCAAACAGCACCACTTGTCTCAAGTCCTCACATTGTGAAGAAGATTTTACGCTTAGATATTCCTAGTGATAGCTATCCAAAT TTCAATTTTGTTGGGAGACTGCTTGGTCCTAGGGGCAATTCACTCAAGAGAGTGGAAGCTACCACAGGTTGCCGTGTATATATCAGAGGGAAAGGTTCAATCAAAGATCTAGACAAG GAAGAGTTGTTAAGGGGTAGGCCAGGGTATGAGCACCTGAATGAACCTCTACACGTTTTGATTGAAGCAGAACTACCTCCCAACATTGTTGATCTAAGGCTCAGGCAAGCACAAGAAATCTTACAAGAGCTACTTAAACCTGTT GATGAGTCACAAGACTTGTACAAGAGGCAACAACTAAGAGAACTTGCTATGCTCAATTCCAATTTTAGAGAAGATAGCCCTCAACTGAGTGGTAGTGTTTCTCCATTCACTtctaatgaaattaaaagggccAAACTTGACCAATAA